One genomic region from Ammospiza caudacuta isolate bAmmCau1 chromosome 1, bAmmCau1.pri, whole genome shotgun sequence encodes:
- the ELP6 gene encoding elongator complex protein 6, whose translation MFAELNELLGASPERPDAPLLPRRGVLAVLTGSCSLSVTLQVLTESARAERGQNGPGFVGKVLQEGFAFGMGKFTLLRDTRTDGSFLVHHFLSFYLRAGCKVCFVALLQSFSHYSIVAQKLGVSLAAAKERGQLVFLEGLKSCLDLLFGEEEQPGQPSPLQFLSGGSCDLRALFDFVRVSLSATAGDSWKGPVLLVDDLSVLLSLGAAPVAVLDFIHYCRVCVCCQLKGNVVVLVHSNEDSEDEENELVVNSLCHHSDLILWAEGLATGFCKDVHGQIKIIKRLSLRQAEQDLVQVYQYKIQDRNVTFFARGLSAAVL comes from the exons ATGTTCGCGGAGCTGAACGAGCTGCTCGGGGCCTCCCCGGAGCGCCCGGACGCG CCGCTGCTGCCCCGCCGAGGCGTTCTGGCGGTTCTgacaggcagctgcagcctctccGTCACCCTGCAGGTGCTGACTGAGAGCGCGAGGGCAGAGCGTGGGCAGAACGGGCCGGGGTTCGTGGGGAAGGTGCTGCAGGAAGGCTTTGCCTTTGGAATG ggtAAATTCACCCTGCTGCGAGACACCCGGACAGATGGCAGCTTCCTGGTACACCACTTCCTCTCCTTCTACCTCAGAG CTGGCTGCAAGGTTTGCTTTGTGGCCCTGCTGCAGTCCTTCAGCCACTACAGCATCGTGGCACAGAAGCTG gGAGTCAGTCTGGCAGCTGCCAAGGAGCGGGGACAGCTTGTCTTCCTGGAGGGCCTCAAGTCCTGCCTTGACCTCCTGTttggggaggaggagcagccaggacagcccAGTCCTCTGCAGTTTCTGAG CGGGGGCAGCTGTGACCTGCGAGCCCTGTTTGACTTTGTGCGGGTGTCCCTGAGCGCCACCGCCGGCGATTCCTGGAAGGGCCCCGTGCTGCTGGTGGATGACCTCAGTGTCCTGCTGAGCCTGGGGGCTGCCCCGGTGGCCGTGCTGGACTTCATCCACTACtgccgtgtgtgtgtgtgctgccagctgaag GGGAACGTGGTGGTGCTGGTTCACAGCAACGAGGATTCGGAGGATGAGGAGAATGAGCTGGTTGTGAACTCCCTGTGCCATCACAGCGACCTCAtcctgtgggcagaggggctggcCACTGGCTTCTGCAAGGATGTTCACGGGCAG ATCAAGATAATCAAGAGATTGTCCTTGCGGCAGGCGGAGCAGGATCTGGTCCAGGTCTACCAGTACAAGATCCAGGACAGGAACGTCACCTTCTTTGCACGGGGGCTGTCggctgcagtgctgtga